One window of Bactrocera tryoni isolate S06 chromosome 2, CSIRO_BtryS06_freeze2, whole genome shotgun sequence genomic DNA carries:
- the LOC120767749 gene encoding histone-lysine N-methyltransferase SETMAR-like, with product MLARANSDPTFMGRIITGEEAWVYEYDTLTNQQSSEWRPKGTQKSKKPRQSRSKVKVMLIVFFDIRGVVHYEYVPTGQTISKKYYVGVMRRLPDAIRRKHPSLCANNSWILHHDHGIPESAYKKSFDN from the coding sequence ATGCTGGCTCGAGCCAATTCGGATCCCACCTTCATGGGCCGCATAATTACTGGTGAAGAGGCATGGGTCTACGAATATGACACACTTACGAACCAGCAATCATCCGAATGGCGGCCCAAAGGCACTCAAAAGtcgaaaaaaccacgccaaagccgatCAAAAGTGAAGGTAATGCTCAttgttttcttcgatattcgtggtgtCGTCCACTATGAATACGTACCAACTGGTCAAACCATCAGCAAAAAGTATTATGTTGGTGTTATGAGGCGCTTACCAGACGCTATCCGTCGTAAGCATCCGAGTTTGTGCGCCAACAATTCGTGGATTCTTCATCATGATCATGGCATCCCGGAAAGTGCCTACAAAAAATCTTTTGACAATTGA